The region aactttCAGCTAGTAAATTGCTTTAAACATTCTCTCAGCTATAATGATCGAATCGTGGCAATCTCCAGCACATCACACGTGCTGCCTACTTCTGATGTGTGCTTATGTGCCTCGATGCATCAAAAGCAAAATCTTTTTAtccaaacatataaaattaCAAGCCTGCTAAGTAAGTCCATTTGTTTATTACTTAGCCCAAATTAGGAGGCCAACCCGCGTTTTATGTTGTTCACCATTCTCTAAAAGACACTCATATCCTAATAGGACACTGTCTAGTAAAGGCCAGTATAAACTAATGAACATTAAAACAGCTTATCACCAAAAGAATTCAACTAGACAAGACAGCAGAAGACCAAGAATaacaaaaactcaaaaacaactTTGGCAAAAATTGCAAAAGGCACACCTTGAACTGTAGACTATGACGGATGATGAATTAGTAGAAGGAGCAAAAGAAAGCCCAATCACTTCTCCAGGAAATTCTTGAAATCTTCTCGGCAGGGAGAATGTATTCCGGTTGGACCATTCTCCTAGTTGTTTAGCTTCAACATCAAAGGCATATACCTGGTTCGAAGATGTGGATACTATGAGCACATTGCTATTTCTAGGAGTAAAGCCACCTGCTGTAACGGAAGAGCCATTCAACCTTGAAATAAACCAATGTTGCCTGTTACACAATAAAATTCAGTCAGAGCCGAAAAGGAAATACAAAATGAAGGTCCCACAAAGATATTGAACTGACATGACAGGTAAAGATATCAAGTGGAAAATGAGAGTTCTATTCAAAAGATAAACGTGCAACGCGGGAAATGATGTATTACGAAATTTCAATGCGCAAGAACACGACTGAAGAATTTTGACTCTCTACAAAAATTTCTATAGGCCATATAGTAAACCTATAAGTTTATGGAAGAAAAAACAAGATAACCACAATGGGGAAATTGAGGAGAGATCAGATACTTGATATATGCCAAGAGAAGGTCCAGTACCTCTGTATCTCTagattaaatatatatacatctccATAGCAGTTGACAGCAGCTAACCATTGCCCATCTGCACTAGTAAACATTCTCGTAATGGGAGGTTCTTTTGGTGGCAGTTCTTCATAGTGCTCTTTACGACGAGGTGTAAAAACATGAACTAGTTCCAAGCTTACAGCATCAACCACCTAGAAGAGAAGACAAGTGTAAGAGACCATATGCATTCACGAAAACATCACAATTATACCTCAAGTACTACCACACTTCATCATAAGATTGATACTTTTTATTGTCCATTCACTGTTGTCTCCACGCTGCACTGTCCTTAAGCAACAAGGTCCATAATCCCTCTCACACCAGTTACAGCCCAACTCTCTCCTCCGTTGTCATTGGCCCACCCACCCCCCGCCCCCCACAAACCCAAACTGGCAATCTCTTCAACTCCCTCAAGCCTCTTTTTCTCCTCAATCACCTGCTCAATATTTCACATTCTCCTTGATGTTCTCTAACCTTCCACCAACTCCTCCACATCTCCCCTGTGAATTGTGATCTACATTGGCAGTGGTGAGTCTGCTGGGGCAGGGGAGACAGATGACAAAGTAAGAGGTACAATTCAAAAGGACGCATGTGTTGCTATTTTTCCATTATTCTACCACACGGTAGTAGGAAAAAGTAGTCCCACTTGTCCTCccttaaaaaaaacatgtttaGGCGAGATGGACCATTTTCACTGGGAGAAATTAGTTGGTTCAACTTAGTGTTTTCAACTATGAAAAGCGCAAAAGACGCCATGGGGGCTTTCAGCAATAATTATGAGAGAAGTGACGCGCGAGAAACCACATTTTTTGAAGAAGTACCAAAGTTGCATAATACGCATAAATAATCAGGAAatcatcataaataaaagagcAAAACTTAACAAGCGCATACTATACAAGTTCTCACATAACCGTCACACACCGAAGAAGCATAATCAactttataaaaagaaaaatggaatgAATTCAAACAAAGTTCACAAGCTAATAGGCTAAGATTAATTATTACCATTTGACCGTAATCCTATTCCTCAATTTTAACCCCGCCAAACAGAATCATACACCTCATGATCGTTTATTGCTATAAATTTATAAGAAAAGGGAGTAGAATGCAGGCACGGATTGCTAAAACCATACCATTTTCACAGCAGtattaaaaaagggaaaaatacaaaaacaattTGCCATTAATTAATTCACTTGACAAAGTAATTGGCTTTTTATAGTAAAGCCTTCTTCACATACTCTATTCAAGTAAACAGAGtgaaaacaattaaaacaatCGAAAGATAGTAGTGTTGcaagacgaagaagaagaacaagcttCAAAGCCTTTCTGGGTTCTTCACCTGTGCAGCGAAGACTCGAGGGAGAAGTGATGCAAAGCTTCTGCACTTATTCGTCAGAGCCCTAACGCAGGGTTACAGGTTCTGTAGCAGTGAAACTTCAAAGAAGAAACAGTAGAAGAGGAGGAGAAAGAAGCACCTGCTGCTAGATCAGATTCATGCGAGAAGTGTCGGCGCACGAATTCTGAATTAGCTGGGTAATTGTCTGgctttttgtttctttattcCCTTTTAATGGTAAGAAGTCAGAAGCAACAAAGCGATCACTTGTTGCTTGGTCAGCTCGTCACTGGAAGCGAAAGCTTCAGTGATATTGCACCTTCGACATGTCGAAGTGAGGCCATCTCGCGTCGCTCCGCTGTGTCACTTTACGCGACAGAGCAAACACTTTTCTCAACACTGGTTCAAATTCACTAGCAGGAGAAAGTTAGTGACCATCTCACTGAAACTCAATAGATACGAGTTTACGTACTAGAGAAACAATTTCTtctcctatttttatttttggtgggTGGGGGAGAGGAGGGAGATAAAATATGATgaaatttttcttcttgaaGAAAGTTCTCAACTTCCTTCACATGATGCAACAAATTAAAGTTGCATCAGATTCAATACTCACTTTTTTTGATAACCAATAAATATAAACATATTGAATGATGTTCGATACatgtacatcattttttttttttaagatgaaGTAAAAGAACCTATACATGTACATCGTATAGATATCAATTCAACTAATCTATCAATTTACTACACTTCATGGGTCAGCAATAAATCATTTATATTAATTCCACATCAGAGGATTCATCATACTTATAGACTACTTTCACGCTGCGACAGCTATCCCATGCCACCTTACATAGATGAAGTTTGTattctagttttcatgcattaGGAACAAGTAACACTTATTCAAAAAAAACAACACTTCAAAATACATTAATtttaataagattttttttaacagtataattttaattttaataagaCTAACACAAAACAATGTTGCTCTGGATACAGATTTTGCACTAATTATTATGGGATATACGTGTCGTGCACGTAAATAGAGACTGGTTGACATAAAATATGTGAATGGGAGAAACTCTAATGTAGTTCTTTAAGTTGGTGTAGTTCTAAAGATGATTCCTGATTAAAAAGTTTCGTCATTAGTAAGAACCTTACCACCTACAAACTCCTTAATAAATTCAGAGTAACCCTCAGAAAAGCTGTCATGTACGCACTGCTCAGAAGCGATTGTAACATAAAACATTGATTgtaacataaaacatacattGACCCTCACTTTAAAGGTGAAAAACATTATCGTGTAAAACTATAGAAGATAAATTGGAAGACAGATTTACTCACATAGATCCTTCTGTCACACCCCGCTATCATCATCCGAGAAGAATCTGCACTGAAAACCATTGAATGGGCAAATGGAAGTCCCAAAGGGAGCTGCCTTCGGCTTACAGTCCATGCACTCTTGCCAGCACCACTCTTCTTAAGTTCAAAAAGGCAGGGTCTTACATGGTCAGAATAAGCAAATAGTACACCTGAAGGAGAAATTGCACTGCATGTGATCTTCCTTGAAGTTTTGCACTTAACACGAGCCACTAGATCTGTTCTTGCAGCTCCACCAGCTGGGCCACAGCTGTCAGACACAACCCCATTTTTTACACGAACACAAAAAATATCTATCCAGTACGAAGCCTGGACTAACAGTAAAGACGCCTGACTGGAAATTGTATTTACTGCAAGTTGTATGGGTGGCCTCTGGGGTGAAGAACAAATGTCGTGTGGAGAAAATTTGGTGAATTCCCTTGCAGAGTATGCAAAAAGTTTAGTGTCATCACCACCTGAGATAAGCATCGGCACACCCAAATGTGCCCATTTATGGTAACTAAACTCAAGGGGCTTCTCCCTAGAACGATGCTTCTTTGCCTTTTGTTCGATTATGGGCTCTGATAAAGAGAAGAAAGCTAAACAATAAGTATAACAAacccaaaaaagaaagggaTATCTTAAGTCCAAAATTAAAACAGAACCAAAATTTTAACATCACTGTCAGTGAACGACAGGCACAACTAAATAACTGACCTTCATGAGCGATGGGTACAGCAACTGCCAAGGCCCTCACATCATGTGTATGGGCCCTCACATAACCAACATAAACCCATTTCTTCATGACTACAGAAGAAATGTCTCCATCATGAGACCCAACCTCATTGGCTGAGAGCTTATATAGTATAACCTAAAAGCAGTAGCAAATCATTAGCAGATATATAAGCAAGCTTAAATTGAGTTCTCTAAACAATTATAGCTGAAAAatctcaaataaaatcaaaaaagatTACAGAGATATTTCTGGTAACAAAGCAGAAACCCCCAGTTTTATTCAGTGGTCAACTCTTTGCCTTGTGCTTTCACTTTCATTTACCTTAAACAatttatagaaagaaaaaaaaaactgatagcaaaaaataaaaaagaaagtgaaattttACGCGCAACTCCaagtaatgaaaaaaatgaaataacaaaaCACAAAGAGCGCTTGTACTGGAAATATGGAGCAACGGTAATCAAATGTTctaaagcattttttttttctttagacACTATCCAACCCGTGTACTACAACTTAAGCAACTAACAATTACAAAAGCTTAAGACATATTATCTTTTTCTATTCACAAACCATTTAATCTTTTTATTAAAACTGCAGCATCTCAAAGCACTGCTGTCACCATTCCCCACTCTCTAGCAATTTCCTCAGACCTTGCTTACAGACCCACTAAAGCCCAGTCCATCTCACCCACTTAGTAGTCTCTACTAGTTCTCTTTCGCACACGTTGGCAGATGCATAGCCTCTGTTTCTCTTCTATCACGCCATTTCCCTTATCATCAATTCCCAGCTCTTCCGTCACATTATTTCCCTTATCATCAATTTCCTGCCTTTCTCAGGCCTATCCTACCATTAATTCAATTGTCAACCTTCCCTAGATTCTAAAACCAAGAGCTCCTCTTTGAATCCTTAAAAACAATAATCGTTCTTCACTTTTGATATACTAGAAGATatgaatggaaaagaaagcaaaaaatcTTAACAATCATCTCTTTCCTGCACTATGCAAGCAAATCTGATTTGAGTGAAGATAGAGCAAGAAATCATAACAAGCATCTAGAAAGATTTGCCAATAGATATCATTTTTGTTGACTTCTTGTTTACTTAGCTATTTTAAGTATAATCGCGCAATGTTCATTTTGATATTGTTCTAAAATTGTGAGGCGTGAGCTTCCTTTTTGCGCTTAAGCCCTAAGGCCCTAGTTGATTTTTTGCGCTTCTCACTTTTACACGTAGTACCCTATGTCACATGAGATCTCAAGGTGGTATTAGATACACTTCGGACAAGTATATACTAGGTCCCTGCAAAATTTACGTAACTAGTAATTTGGGACAAGCATAGAGGTCTAGATATTTGAATTCTCTGCATTTAAGTACCGCAGTACTGCCTAACTGCACCTCAACTTCACTTTCTGTATGTTGGCTAAACTGGAAATACATATATTCTCCTCGTTAAAAAGGTGGTgcatatatacccctgccgttagacaaatgtgcaaatatacccttttcgctgacaaaatttttttaaaaaatcatttagcttgtttttcaatgaaaaaaatgccacatggatttaaaaaaataagtttacctatttttttttaagtagacttttgtttttaaagccacgtggttaaaaaaaattcctagtGGGTGGGGTctggttcatttaaaaaaatgggtagacttatttttttttaaagccaatgagatatttttttaaaacaaatgagACAATCcactagaagaaaaaaaaaaattgcctcaTGCCTTCAAAAAAAATggatagacttatttttttttaaaagcaacgtgacattttcttaattaaaaaataagctaaatgatttttcaaaaaaattaaattctgatagcgaaaagggtatatttgcaacATTTCTGTAACGGCAAGGGTATATTTAAACCATTTgtataacggcaggggtatatatgcaccacttttttaacgagaggtatatctgctctaaatcgcaaagttgagggatatatttgcaccttttccctaTATTCTATATTACTTCTACTTATACTAAAACACTTAATCCCTAAAGTGTTTTTCATGGCTCAAACTTTTGGCTGACACCCTTGCTAGTTTCAACAATAAAGATAGCATTTCTTACGAAATGCATAAACATGGGACCTCATTTGTATATTATCAGTCAGCTCATCAATATCTTGGTAAACAAGTATGAGCTCAGTGAGATCCTAGTGGATTGAGCACAAATGACATGCACTCCAATGGAGAATTTTCTTCGGCTACAGAGTGGTGTTTATGCACCTGACCGTCAGAACCAGCAGAAAACACCCTACTGTGGCTGCGAGATGCTGCTAAAGCATTCACGTCACCCTTATGACTGGAATGTGACTGCAAAAGAGTTCCATGCTGGGAGTCCCAGAACTGAACACTCCCACTACTATCTGCACTAACCAGGGTACCACATCTGCAAACacaaatatgaagttagaagCAATATGGAAATGGAAAATCttagaaaacacaaaaagatgggaaaataatgaattttctttctttccaaaactTTTAAGGGAAGGATTGCCAATGTGATCTTCACCTCAATGCAAGTAATGACCATATGCATAGTTCCGATCCACTACCCAAACCTCCAAGACCCACTGTTATCCTGTAGATTTCATGCGCAAACTTGGCATCCCAGCATCTTATAAACCTGCAAAGAAACAATCCCTACTCAGAATTTTCACAGTGGACACCATGAAGAATAGACAGTTCTGCTTCCTCGCCGTTATGCCTCAATTCAGTTTTCAtcataaatcaacaagtaaatGTACAGCACATGGTTAAGtttaaaatagaacatacccgTCGCTACTACCAGAAAATATCCTCTTTGCATCAGAACTCCAAGTGACACTCAATGTACGCCCTGCAATTATCCAAAAAGTAACTATGAAATTCCCAAAGCAACCATCAGATATCTGTGCTTTGACTCTTAGGGGCAGCTTTCTCACCGCTGACCCGAGGCAACGATCTTTTGTAAGACAAATTCTTCTCATCCGAAACAGTGTAGATTCGTACACAGCCATCGTCACAAGCAAATGCAATTCGACCATTTTCAGTAACATCATCTACATGAATAACAACTGAGTCATCATCCTCTTCACCTTCACTGCTCTCGTTGTCGCTACTAGTACCACTTGTATGATTAACATGGCCATTCTCATACTGCTTTGGATGATTTTGATGAAGCTGTGAAATACTGAATGGCTCCACAGCCATCTGCCAAATTGAAACACCAATAGAATCTAGCACAGCCTGCAAGTAACCATAGAAACAACAACATTACTCGATTTGTCAAAACCAATCCAAAACTACAGGTAGGAAAATGGACGGATCTTGAAGTACTTTGATCTGGGAAGACCCAAAATCCCCCATCACACAGCCATAAAGACTGTATTTTTTATGCCAATTCCATGTGAGACGCTGAACAACACAGTATCTAAGACAATTACAGCTAATAACAATAGATTATAACATTATGCAGCTCATGAGCTTTTACCAAAAGTACTTGCCATTTGTGACTATGTTCCGCTAAATTTAGATgtttattaagggaaaataTTATAGAGGATTTCATCTGTTTGAGTCTCTTAACACCATAAAATGGAAGCTAAAAATACCTTctcacaaacacaacaacaacaacaacatacccagctTTTTCACCAACAGTTTGAAGGAAATCGACTATTTTATACAGTTAAAAAATGTAGAATATTGGTAGAGGAGAGGAAATAAATAAGATCATATAATTTTGGATAATGTCAATCACCGGGACAAAATGTCAAGTTCCTTTTATGTGGTAGTTCGATTTTGCCTAAATTTTCTATGTTAACCAAAAGAGCAGTCGAGaaatttatcttgttgattGTATTTCCATCCACTCATACATCAACCAACCATATCTCAATTTCAAATCTCTGTGAGAgtttggctatggacggtttcagcAGAGGCGGAGGTAGGCCGACAAAGTATCGGGAAGAGGTGATTAGTCAGGACATGGCGTAGGTCCAACAtgccgaggacatgaccttagataggggGTTATGTAGGACACAAATTAGGGTACAAGGTTAGTAAGTAGTTGAGTGTTGCCCTACTTATTCTTTCATACTAGTATTCGTAGTATTATTCTTGTAGTTCCTTGCCTTTCGATTTCTGTTATTATTTGTTGTCTCCTGTATGTTGATTATCGTATTATTGTGTGGTAGTTACGGCTCCTTTTTTAAGCCAGCTTTATCCTCCTTTCTATTGTATCTTGCCATGCTTTTTatactgctttgaattgcttggTCTTGTGCCCAGGTTCTactggaaacagcctctctacctcccaaggtagggtaaggtttgcgtacactctaccctccccatgggagaccccactttgtgggatttaactgggtatgttgttgttacaTGAATCCTCTATACCATTCAGATCCATTTCATTCCACTGCTAAATAATGTATACTTTTTAAGGACCAGAAATCACTCATCATATCACACACCAGCCACCCTAAAACGAGTATAGTTTTGCATAGATAGTTCCTCTGATTCGGTCAATCAATACATCCATGCACTTATCAGACTAATTCACTTGCTAGAGTTTGCTTTATTTTCTAAGAACCAGGAAGTACCAAGTAAGAAAAGAATTGCAATGCCACTCAAGTTAGTTTGTAAAAGAGGacagcaacaacaataacagaTGTTGCTAAA is a window of Lycium ferocissimum isolate CSIRO_LF1 chromosome 12, AGI_CSIRO_Lferr_CH_V1, whole genome shotgun sequence DNA encoding:
- the LOC132040761 gene encoding WD repeat-containing protein PCN-like, which codes for MLEVYRSSSVDWKPSPVVALATSVDESQVAAAREDGTVEIWLVSPGSVGWHSQLVIHGNPNSRVSSLAWCQSGSRRSPAGRLFSSSIDGSVYEWDLFDLTQKAVLDSIGVSIWQMAVEPFSISQLHQNHPKQYENGHVNHTSGTSSDNESSEGEEDDDSVVIHVDDVTENGRIAFACDDGCVRIYTVSDEKNLSYKRSLPRVSGRTLSVTWSSDAKRIFSGSSDGFIRCWDAKFAHEIYRITVGLGGLGSGSELCIWSLLALRCGTLVSADSSGSVQFWDSQHGTLLQSHSSHKGDVNALAASRSHSRVFSAGSDGQVILYKLSANEVGSHDGDISSVVMKKWVYVGYVRAHTHDVRALAVAVPIAHEEPIIEQKAKKHRSREKPLEFSYHKWAHLGVPMLISGGDDTKLFAYSAREFTKFSPHDICSSPQRPPIQLAVNTISSQASLLLVQASYWIDIFCVRVKNGVVSDSCGPAGGAARTDLVARVKCKTSRKITCSAISPSGVLFAYSDHVRPCLFELKKSGAGKSAWTVSRRQLPLGLPFAHSMVFSADSSRMMIAGCDRRIYVVDAVSLELVHVFTPRRKEHYEELPPKEPPITRMFTSADGQWLAAVNCYGDVYIFNLEIQRQHWFISRLNGSSVTAGGFTPRNSNVLIVSTSSNQVYAFDVEAKQLGEWSNRNTFSLPRRFQEFPGEVIGLSFAPSTNSSSVIVYSSRAMCLIDFGLPVGDDDDIDLANSQDLALKKLHNSSAANGTLKRKLKGNDLDSKQNGRKNFEFCAFRDPVLFVGHLSRTSTLIIDKPWIQVVKTLDAPPVHRRIFGT